A segment of the Catharus ustulatus isolate bCatUst1 chromosome 12, bCatUst1.pri.v2, whole genome shotgun sequence genome:
TTAAAGAaccaggagaggagctgaaCTTCTGAAGTTCAGGCTTGGGGAGAGGGTTTTGTCTCCAGGTGGTGGAATCTGATTCCCCATCCCATATTTAGTGCAGAATTTTGTAAttctggcagcagagcagcccctgccctgtcTGCAGCCCAGAGCCTTTCAGGagtggggttggttttttgggattttttttttttggcattgcCCCCCTATCCAGGCAAATTCTCCTTTTGGATTCCATGCTTTAAGTCAGGAATGTCACAAATTCATCCAGGGAGTGCCACCAAGCTGAGAGGGAGCtttaggttggattttaggggaaattcTTCCCCCTcagaggctccccagggaattcCCTTGGACGTTCCCAAGGCTCAAAGAGCTCCAGGAATGTTTGGACAacgctcccagggatgctcagggtgggatttggagaTTTCCTGTGCAAGGACtttgatccttgtgggtccctcccaactcagaatattccaCATTTCTGAGATTCACTCCTTCCTGAGGGCCTGACTCCATCAGATCCCAGCTGAGCAAGGATTTGTGGGACAAGGTATTCCATTTTTGGGGAGTGGAGCTCCAAATCAACATCACATCCCAGCTGAGGAGTGgtttatttacaaaatattccatttttatgGAGTGGAGCTCCAAATCAACATCACATCCCAGCTAAAGAATGGTTTAGGAACAAGATATTCCATTTTTGGGGAGTGCAGCCCTAAATCAACATCAGATCCCAGCTAAAGAATGGTTTAGGAAAAAGATGTTCCATTTTTGGGGAGTGCAGCCCCAAATCAACATCAAATCCCAGCTGAGGAATGACTTGTCCCATTTTTATGATGTCCCAAACCTCATCTGAGGGATGTTTTAAGGGACaaagttttccatttttgtggagtgaagccccaaatcccagctgaggAGAGGTTTAGGAACAAGATACTCCATTTTTGGGGAGTGGAACCCCAAATTCAACATCAGATCCCAGCTGAGGAGTGGTTTAAGAACAAGATATTCCATTTTGGGGGAGCGGAGCTCCAAGTCAACATCAGATCCCAGCTAAAGAATGGTTTAGGAACAAGAGGTTCCATTTTTGGGGAGTGCAGCCCCAAATCAACATCAAATCCCAGCTGAGGAATGACTTGTCCCATTTTTATGATGTTCCAAACCCCATCTGAGGAATGTTTTAAGGGACAAAACTTGCCATTTTTATGGAGTGGAGCCCCAAACCAACATCAGATCCCTTCTAAAGAATGGTTTAGGAACAAGATGTTCCAAAGTGGAGCTCCAAATCAAGATCACATCCCAGCTGAGGAATTATTTGAAGGACAAGATGTTCCATTTTGGGGGAGTGGAGCTCCAAATCAACATCAGATCCCAGCTGAGGAATGGTTTGAGTTCGGTTTTCATGGAGTgaagccccaaatcccagctgaggAGAGGTTTAGGAACAAGATGTTCCCTTTTTATGGAGTGGAACCCCAAATCAACATCAAATCCCAGCTAAAGAATGGTTTAGGAGCAAGATGTTACAAAGTGGAGCTCCAAATAAATATCAAATCCCATTTGAGGAATGATTTGAAGGACAAGATGTTCCATTTTGGGGAGTGGAGCTCCAAATCAACATCAAATCCCAGCTGAAGAATGGTTTAGGAGCAAGATGTTCCAAAGTGGAGCTCCAAATAAATATCAAATCCCATTTGAGGAATGATTTGAAGGACAAGATGTTCCATTTTGGGGAGTGGAGCTCCAAATCAACATCAGATCCCAGCTGAGGAATGGTTTGAGTTCAGTTTTCATGGAGTGAAGCCCCAAATCAACATCTGAGGAATGATTTGAGGgacaaaattttccatttttgtggaGTGGAGCCCcaatcccagcatcccagctaAGGAATGACCTGTGGCACAAGATACTGCATTTTTATGGAGTGGAGCTCCAAATCAACATCAAATCCCAGCTGAGGAATGGTTTAGGAACAAGATATTCCAAAGTGGAGCTCCAAATCAACATCACATCCTAGCTGAGGAATGGTTTATTTACAAAATACTCCATTTTTGGGGAGTGGAGCTCCAAATCAACATCAAATCCCAGCTAAAGAATGGTTTAGGAACAAGATATTCCATTTTTATGGAGTGAAACCCCAAATCAACATCAAATCCCAGCTGAGGAGAGGTTCAGGACCAAGCTGTTCCATTTTTGGGGAGTGAGGcccccctggggctgcagggtttTATTCCAGGATCCCCAACCCTGAGCATGTCAGTGTAACCTCGTGTTTGACTTCTCCTcaaatcctaaaaattccccctgggcagctcagccctgccctaAAATCCTCATTTCAGTGCAGTAGATGCAGTTGCTGCTTCCAGGTGAGTTTTTTatccctgagctcagcagatgcagcagcccctgcatggtgtgtgcagccctggctgctcccctgTGAATATTCCATGTGCAGTGGCAGCCtgagccccaaacccagcacaaatcccagatttctgcTCCTTAGCCAGCTCTTCTAGGCCTTGTGGCtttcaaaattcacttttccctttggagttattttggattttttttttttttccagccttatTTAATTCctggtttcttttatttttttttttaagtgcatgaataggaatttttttttttttttttttgggtcatttGGGCTGATCCGTTGTTCTTAAGGAGTGGAATGTGTAAATAGCTggaatgcagatttttttcaggagattCTTTAAAGTCAGAGAaaagggggagggaaggaagtgATTCTCTTGTGTCCCAAAGTCCAtgtcagagaaaataaatatttcctctggtgtgaaaaatatttttataactgGTTGAAAGTGCAGGTAATGAgtttatcaggaaaaaaaaaaaaagagagttaaGGAATACTAAGATTAGCAGATTcttgtctgaatttttttcatgtccaaaaaaaaataataagattGCAAATAGCTGCTTCAAGCATTGACAAGGGCCACCTTTTGCCTATGAAATTGtctcaaaaaaataaagtaaataaatcttgcattgattaaaaaaaaggaaaaaaaaaacaggaaaaaatttaaaaaaaaccaagaaaaaaagcaaaaaaaaaattctttaatcCAAGTAGCATTTAGGTATTGCTGTCTGATCAGTTGTATGGTTATTTGGAAGGTTCACATGATGTggcatcaaaaaaaaaattgtttttagtGTTTTTACAGCATCCCTCTGCCACTAAATAGTTGACTTGAATTTTGGAAAAAGGAAACTGTTGGTGtttatatgtatatgtgtgtgtatatatgtatttatagatctgtgtgtgtgagttCCAGGTGAGTTCAATAGTTTTTTCCCATGCATGTGTATTTCATACATATCTGGCTGATATATTCTATTTCACCATACAccaattttataatttattaaatgtcagttccaaaaaaaaaaaaaaagttaaaaaaaaaaggttaaaaaaaaaaaaaaagaaataaaaggctAGAAAATGGGCAAGACTTATTTTTGAAACAGTCTGATTTGGAAGTGATTCAAGCTCTGCCAGGAATGGCTCTGATCCAGTTTAGGGTGAGGATTTTCATGGATATAAAGTGAAATTCTCTGGAATTGGGGGTGTGAGTGCTGTGCTTTTCCTGGAACCTGCTCCTGGGACatccagcagggatttgggattgctCACAGCTGCTGGTCCCTCCTGCCATGGTTCTGGAAAGGGGCACAGGGGGATCAAAAACCTGGAAATGCTGAAAAGGGgaggtgctgctgtcctggatttgggatttgggatttgggatttgggatttggggaatggcAGCTCAGCTTGGTGctcccattccctgggatccCTCCAGCCTCAAACCCTGGTGATCCCATGGGAAATGGgaggtggtgctggtggcatttgggatttggggctttgGGAATGGCAGCTTGGAAAGGaacattcccagttcccagtgacccagcattcccagtgacccagcattcccagttctTGGGATCCAGCATTCCCAGTTCCCTGTGATACAGCATTCCCTGGGATCCAGCATTCCCTGGGATCCAGCATTCCCTGGGATCCAGCATTCTCAGTGATCCAGCATTCCCAGTTCCTTGGGATCCAGCATTCCCAGTGACCCagcattcccattccctgtgacCCAGCATTCCCATTCTCTGTGATCCCAGTGGAGGGGAAGGCTCCAGGTTGAAAACTGTGTTAATCCCATAGAAAATGGAATGTGATGGTGTTGGTGTCCTGGAATTTGGACAGGaacattcccagttcccagtgacccagcattcccagtgacccagtattcccagttcccagtgaTCCAGCATTCCCATTCCTTGGGATCCAGCATTCCCAGTGACCCAGCATTCCCAGTCCCCAAGCCCCagcattcccaattcccagtgacccagcattcccagtgacccagcattcccagttcccagtgacccagcattcccagtccccaagccccagcattcccaattcccagtgaCCCAGCATTCCCATTCTCTGTGATCCCAGTGGAGGGGAAGGCTCCAGGTCGAAAACTCTGTTAATCCCATGGAAAATGGAATGTGATGGTGTTGGTGTCCTGGAATTTGGACAGGaacattcccagttcccagtgaCCCAGCATTCCCTGTGacccagcattcccagttcctggacccagcattcccagttcccagtgaCCCagcattcccatttccctgtaATCCagcattcccaattcccagtgacccagcattcccagttcctggccccaccattcccagttccctgtGATCCATCATTCCCAGTGacccagcattcccagttcctggccccaccattcccagttcccagttccctgCTGGGGAAGGTTCCAGGTCCAGCCCCGTTGATCCCATGGCAGATGGAACCCGGCAGTGTTGGTGTGCTGGGATTTGGCACTTTGGGAATTTCCTTGGGCAGGAACATTCCCCATCCCCTGAGATCCCATGGGGGAAGGTTCCAGCTTCAAACAAATCTGGGGCTgcttctccccctccctgcccctggcattcccaaacaattcccaaactcccaaattccagctcccCAGCggtgcctgggctgtgcccctgCTCTGGATCCTTGGAATTGCAGCAGGGTGGGGTGTGCACACATCTGGATGTGCACACATCTGTCTGTGGGGTGTGCAAACATCTggggtgtgcacaggtgtgccAGATGTTCACCCACATCTGGGAGCTGTTCACGGGTTTGGGGTTGCCCAGATGTGTGTGGGGGGTGCCCACAGCTGTGTGTGGGACAGTCACAcatctgggctgggtttggggtgtgccAGACACATCTGGATGAGCCCACAGCTGTTTTTGGGACATTCACACACATCTGGATGAGCacacagggattttttgggacaTTCACACATCTGGGACATGCACACAGGTCTCCCACACATCTGGGATATGGACATTGATGTTTTTGGGACAGTCACACATCTGGATGAgcacacaggtgtcacacacacatCTGGATGAGCCCACAGCTGGTTTTGGGCCATGCACACATCTGGATAAGCACACAGCTGTTTTTGGACAGGCACACACATCTGGATGAGCACACAGGTGTTTCTGGGACATTCACACATCTGGATGAGCCCACAGGTGTCACATCTGGATGAGCCTACAGCTCGTTTTGGGACATTCACACACATCTGGGACATGCACACAGGTCTTTCACACATCTGGATGAGcacacaggttttttttggggcATTCACACATCTGGGACATGCACACAGGTCTCACACACATCTGGGATATGGACATGGATATTTTTGGGACATGCACACACATCTGGATGAGCCCACAGCTGGTTTTGGGACATGCACTCACATCTGGGGTGCAGCTGCCCCTCTCCCATCCCCCTGAACCACCCCAGAGTGAGGGAGCAGCAATTCCAGGCTTCCTGCAGGGACTCAGAGATTTCCTTGGATTCTCCAGGAGAACGTGGTGAAAACTcaaaaattccttctggaaCATTTCAGGCTTGGAAGCACATTTTAGTGGGAAAGGTTTTGGTTTAGcagtgtaattttattttattttttttaattattttttaacagaatttagATTTCTAACACTGGTGGTCccccaaagtgctgctgctcacgaattaacaaagggaaaaaaatgtaaataaacaaaacGTGAATTCATGAGTTGAAAGCTTCATCCACTGCCTTAaaccttttctctcccttttccataGGGCATGCCAAACCCATCCATGGATTTACCAATGTCCAGTCCCCAATGTCAGTTTGTATAAAAGTACTGagtgaaattatttattatatacattgaaaaaaaacaaaacaaaaaaaccaaaccccaaaccaaaaacctgGTTCACCTTTTGACTGTTCCCCATTTCTGTGGAAATCTCtccaaataataaaaagcttttggttattttgtgttttctcaggGGGAGAGTGGGGAGAGGggattttcctgggtttttttcacctggaattgtttttttttgggatgattcAGGGCAGTGACAGCGCAGGTTtggctcctccctggctgctttTCTTTGGGAGCAATCCCTCAGAATTTGGGAACAAATTCTCACTGAATTCtttcttccagcaggaaaaataaatccagaatcCAGGAGCAaaccctgggcagagctgcattcccagattttccaaaCCCTGGGATAAGgggaacagagcaggaaaatcccatttttggttttcctggtgaatcccagctctgatccccgtgtgctgcttccctgagcTCTCTGTAAATccaattttcagctttttctggaatatttcctgtccttggaggaggaagagctcgGTGAGAGCTGAAGGGTGTGGCTGGTGTCACTTTTCCATGGAGCAAATTCCATTTTCCATGGAGCAAAGTTCATTTTCCATGGAGCAAAGTTCATTTCCCATGGagcaaatttcatttttcactgagaaaatttcattttccctgtAAAAAATCTGCTGAGAGGGTCTGGaatgtggggctgggatttggggttgctGCCTGCCTTTGGGATTGTTTGGGATCAGAGCTTGgatcaggattttttccttcactggaattcctggatttgCTCCCATGCCTTTTGTAAAGCTCAgatataatttgattttctgcaCTTTTCCCCTGTCTGATATTCCATGAGGAAAATTCCTGGTTTACCCTCACAGGGACACTTTGAATGTTGGGATTTGctcagattttgggttttttcccccaatttcttctctttttttgtgtgaCATTCCTGGGTGAGTCACAGAATTCTGGGATAATTTGGAAATTATAAGGAAAGAACTTTaaatcccatctcattccatgggcagggacacctcccactaatccttggacactgcagggaattctctgggaattctttCCCAATCCCTTGgatctgctggggctgccaggatCAATTCATTAATTCCTGATTATTTTTATGATGGAGCACAGGGGAGattcaggatttaaaaaaaaaaaaaaaaaaaaggtggaggaagaggaagaggctcctggagcagatttttgggaatatGGGAATTTTTATGTTTGATCCACGTGAaatttcccagcctggaattccagaTTCTCCTTTGAGGCTCTGAGAGACAGGAGGGATAAAAATGAGGAGCAGAGGGGGTTAATTAATgtggaaaaggaggagcagaggggatgaATCAGCCTGGAGGTGGGGAGGGTTTTCCTGGTGTGGAAAAGGGGGATTTAAAAGGGGAATTTCCCTGGGAAGGTTTTTCCTGGTGtggaaatgtgaattttcctGGTGTGGAGAAGGAGAATTTTGCTGGGAGGTTTTCTGTGGTGTGGAAAAGGGGAATCTAAAAGGGGAATTTCCCTGGGAAGGTTTTTCCTGGTGtggaaatgtgaattttcctGGGAAGTTTTTCCTGAtgtggaaaaggagaatttaaaagGGGAATTTCCCTGGGAAGGTTTTTCCTGGTGtggaaatgtgaattttcctGGCCCTGTTTTTCCTGATGTGGAAATGTAAATTTTCCTGGCCCTCTTTATCCTGATgtggaaatgtgaatttttctGGGAAGGTTTTTCCTGGtgtggaaaagggaatttcCCTGGGAAGTTTTTCTGTGGTGTGGAAAAGAAGAATTTCCCTgaccctcttttcccttttcccccatttttcccttttcccccaaacccctgctgGGTGGTGCTGAttcctggagcaccaggagacCTTGACCCTGAatccctcctgccacagccccagcactgaaatattttaaattcacttttgGAAGCTGGACACACATTGCCACACTCAGTTTATTTCAGTACCAGCTCACATCTTTCCCCAGCAATCAGGGGGAGTGCCAGCAATAAATGAAGGCAAAATCAGGTTTGGAAAGGCAGCTGATGGTTCCTGGCTCTGatcagagagggaaaacagaaataaaaactttgaGGTTTTGTCTCTCACCGTGGGGTCAGTAATCAACTgaagggaggcagagcaggtgAACAAATTCCTCGTATTTGATGGTTCCTTGGGGCCCAACCTTGGCTTCCTTCAGCAGATCATccactggaaaagggaaaaaagagcatGGGATGTTCAGGAAAAAGCACTGCAGGGTTTGggctttgggggatttttgttggGAATCTCCCCTGGGATCAGGGGACACTTCCAAACTGGTGCCAGCAGTTGGGTTTTAATTCCATGTAAAAttctctggagcagggagatcCATCTTTTTGAGttccacagagggaaaaaaaaatcacaaatttaatCCaagtgggttttggggtttgttgctGAGAAatgggggaggtttggggggtttgtcTGGGTTTAGTTTGGTGTCTCCTGCTGGCACAGACCCCTCCTCATCCcaggggagaagagagaagggggaaagtgaaaagggaaagagagtgaaaaggggaagggaaagagaatgaaaaggggaaaaagggaaggaaaaagggaaggaaaaagggaaggaaaaagggaaggaaaaagggaaggaaaaagggaaggaaaaaggaaaggaaaaaggaaaggaaaaaggaaaggaaaaaggaaaggaaaaaggaaaggaaaaaggaaaggaaaaaggaaaggaaaaaggaaaggaaaaaggaaaggaaaaaggaaaggaaaaaggaaaggaaaaaggaaaggaaaaaggaaaggaaaaaggaaaggaaaaaggaaaggaaagggaaatcccagtgggatttctgccttttcccacCTTCCTCCTCGGACAGTTTCTCCCCCAGCAGGGTGAGCTTGGCACGCAGCTCGGGCACAGGGATCACCCCCCTCTTGTTCCTGTCCAGCATGGCCAGGGCTCTCAGGATCTCCCTCTCGGGCTCCTCCTGCTTCATCTGCCGGTACATGATGTTCAGGAAGGTGGAGAAGTCCAGCTCAGCGTTCCTGTCTGGGCAAAGAAGGGAATTTCCTTTGGGGCTGGGTCCATTTGGGGCTGGGTCCAGGACTgaacatcatcatcatcattatcatcatcatcatcatcctcctcctgttccctttcctggggttccttttccctttcctggagTTTCTTCTCCCTGACTTTggagtttcttttccttttcctccatttcctgggtttttttctgcttttcctggggtttcttctcccttttctggggtttcttttcccttttcctggggTTTCTTCTCCTTAACCTTGGagtttcctttcccttttctggggtttcttttccttttcctggggTTTCTTCTCCCTGACTTTGGGGTTCTTTaccctttcctcccttttcctggcgtttcttttcccttttcctggagtttcttctccctttcctgttttttttttccttgacctTAGagtttcctttcccttttctgggGTTTCTTTTCCTGGAGTTTCTTCTCCCTGActttgggtttcttttccctttcctggagtttcctgtccctgctctggacCAGGCCACATCACAattggttttttcctcctaaaatcccatttataACTTTGTTAAATTTGTTCTCTCAGCTTGGATCCCGAATTTTTGACCCCCACGACCTCACAACTCCTTGGGTTTCATGcttgttttttcctgcagaCCTGAACATtcttctgtgctctgctggtcTGGACACCCTCCCATCAAAAAATCCATATTGATCTGTTTGcttttgggggggattttaaCAGCACTGTGTTAACCCATAGGCTGGATTTCACAACTCCTGGTGGGTGCTCCCTCCTGGACCATCCCAGCTCCATAAAAACGGGATTTTTCCCGATTTTGGGGCCGTGCTCACCGatcctgtgcagctgcaggtgtcTCTGCACCTCTCCGGGCGTGGGGCTCGCCCCCAGGCACCGCATCACCACCAGCAGGTCCGCGGCAGAAATCTTCCCCTTCTGCTTCTTGTCGTACAGGGAAAAGCATTCCTTGAACTCTGATTAAAACCCAAACTCGGTTACTCCTCCAGAGCCCCCCCGGATCCTGCCGGGTCCGGTGTCCGCCCGGGTTTCGCCTTTCCAGGAATTCAGGGCAATTAAAACCCGGCGCTaattggggctgggagggggaaaagggctGAGAAAGGAGAGGATTGTGTTTAAAAGGGAGAGGATTTTGTATAAAACTTTAGAGGATTTTGTATAAAAGTTTAGAggattttgtttaaaagtttaGAGGATTTTGTTAAAAGTGCTTTTCGGTGGGAGCAGGATGGTGAGGggaaggctggaggaggagaatggTGAAGGGGGAGGATGCTGGAGAGGGAAGATTTAGGAGGGAAGGATGGCAGGTGGAAGATTTAGGAGGGGGAGGATGCTGGAGGTGGAGAATGCTGGAGGTGAAAGATTTTGGGGGTGGAATTGGGAGGTAGAGGATGATGGAGGAGGATTTTGGAGGGGAAGGATGCTGGAGGTGGACGATGATGGAGGTGAAGAATTTTGGAGGGGGAGGATTTTGAAGGGGAGGATGATGGAGGTGAAGGGTTTTAGAGGTGGAGGATGATGGAGGAGGAAAATTTTGGAGGTGGAAGATTTTGGGAGGGATGATTTTGAAGGTGGAGGATGAGGGAGGTGGAAGATTTTGGAAGGGGAAAATGCTGGAGGTGGATGTGGGAGGTGGAGGATTTTGGAGGTGGAAGATTTTGGAAGTGGAAGATTTTGGAGGTGGAAGATTTTGGAGGTGCAGGATGCTGGAGGTGAAGGATTTTAGAGGTGGAGGATGATGGAGGAGGATTTTGGAGAGGGAGGATTTTGGAGGTGAGGATTTTGGAAGTGCAGGATGCTGGATGTGAAGGATTTTAGAGGTGGAGAATTTTGGAGGTGGAAGATTTTGGAGAGGGAGGATTTTGGAAGTGCAGGATGCTGGAGGTGAAGGGTTTTAGAGGCGGAGGATgatggaggattttggaggTGGAAGATTTTAGAGGGGGATGATGTTTGAAGATTTTGGAGATGGAAGATTTTGGAGGGGGAGGACGCCGAGTTCTCCCCCATCTCTCCGCactttcccagcagcacagcccggcTCGCAGCTGACCCAGATCCGCCCgggagctctccctgcctccctccccttccctccccttccctccctccggGCGAGGAAAACCAGCCTGGACCGGGGCCACCCCGTccttgtcccctctgtccccagccctcgCTGCTGGGGAGCCCCAAAGATGTCCCGGGATGTCCCAAAGATGTCCCGGGATGTCCCAAAGATGTCCTGGGATGTCCCGGGCTGTCCGTGGGCGCTCTGCCCTCCCGTGCCCCCTCCCGTTCCTCCTCCCCTCGCCAATCCCCGGCAGATTATCAGATTTGCAATAATACTCTTATTAATACTCTTATTTCTGCTTCCTTCGGCCGCTCCCGGAGCAATTCCAGGCTCCCCTTTCCCTGGGGGGGGCTCGCAGTGGGAATTTGcatcccctgagcctcctctttcctcatcctcatcctcatcttccttctctttcctccttcctctcatcctcctcctcctctgaaCCCTCCCGAGCCGGGATCGGGCACCGGGAATTTTTGCTGCGGGACTGGGAGGGGGTGCTCGCAGCTTTAAAGATGCAGAATTTTAATGGAATTCCCTCGTTTTCCCAGGCAGGAAATCCCGGGGGAGGAGGGACCGAGGGAGAACAAGCCCAGACGGAGATGATTTCGGGAGGAAATGCCccaaaaattatatattttttaatataaatataaatttaatctCGCTAATTATGGAGCAGAACAAACCCGTACCTACCATTAATTTGATCCTGGGATAGAAACTTCGCCTGGAGCAGGAcgggagagaaggaggagaaagaaaaaaaaccaaaaacgaaacaaaacaaaaaaaaaaggtttaaaatgggattttggggtggattttggggcgGCTCGGGGGTCGCTCAccattttttgggggagatCCGGGGGGTTTCGGGTCCGGGCAGGAGCGGAGGCGCCGCTGCCGCTCCGAGCTCGGGTTAAAGtccggagcggcggcggctggaAATGTAATTAAAGGTAATTAAATGTAATAAATACCCGCTGCCATGGCTACGGCGGCCGCGCTCCGGCTCCTCCGGGAAAGGGAAtttcccagcctgggatgggCTCTGGGGCTCTTTGGCTCGGGTTTGGCTCGGGTTTGGCTCGGGTTTGGTTCGGGTTTGGATCGGGTTCGATCGTCCCAAAGAGCAGCACCGAGCGCTGAGCTTGGCTGatgggggaggagaaggaaaatgcaaaaatcccaaaggcaaaaactcaaaaacccccaaatccaaaGATCCGAacatcccaaaacccccaaaacccaaaaattcgacagtccaaaaaaaaaatccactaatCCAAAAATCCataaccccaaaaaccccaaaactaaaaaaacccaaatccaaaaacctcaaaatccaaaaatccctaagtcccaaaatccaaaaatccacCAAGACCCCCAaactcaaaaatccccaatcccaaaaacccaaaaatcaaaaaatccaaaaaccaaaaaaaccaaaaccccaaaacctcaaaaatgccaaaatccccaaatccaaaaatccccaaaccccaaaaatccaaaaaacctccaaatccccaaattaaaaaatccccaatcccaaaaacccaaaaccccaaatttctgaaaacccaaaaccccccaaatccaaaaATCTAAAATCCCCCAga
Coding sequences within it:
- the CALML4 gene encoding calmodulin-like protein 4 isoform X2; the encoded protein is MAKFLSQDQINEFKECFSLYDKKQKGKISAADLLVVMRCLGASPTPGEVQRHLQLHRIDRNAELDFSTFLNIMYRQMKQEEPEREILRALAMLDRNKRGVIPVPELRAKLTLLGEKLSEEEVDDLLKEAKVGPQGTIKYEEFVHLLCLPSVDY
- the CALML4 gene encoding calmodulin-like protein 4 isoform X1 produces the protein MAKFLSQDQINEFKECFSLYDKKQKGKISAADLLVVMRCLGASPTPGEVQRHLQLHRIDRNAELDFSTFLNIMYRQMKQEEPEREILRALAMLDRNKRGVIPVPELRAKLTLLGEKLSEEEVDDLLKEAKVGPQGTIKYEEFVHLLCLPSVDY
- the CALML4 gene encoding calmodulin-like protein 4 isoform X3 codes for the protein MRCLGASPTPGEVQRHLQLHRIDRNAELDFSTFLNIMYRQMKQEEPEREILRALAMLDRNKRGVIPVPELRAKLTLLGEKLSEEEVDDLLKEAKVGPQGTIKYEEFVHLLCLPSVDY